From Primulina huaijiensis isolate GDHJ02 chromosome 15, ASM1229523v2, whole genome shotgun sequence, one genomic window encodes:
- the LOC140959874 gene encoding small ribosomal subunit protein bS16m/bS16c-like, which produces MVVRLRLSRLGCRNKPFYRVMAADSRSPRDGKHLEVLGYYNPLPGQDGGKRMGLNFDRVKYWLSVGAQPSEPVQHLLFRSGLLPPPPMLAMGRKGGPRDTRPVDPMTGRIITPEITEGSETDLVSEDNEVDHEEITSSS; this is translated from the exons ATGGTGGTGCGTTTGCGGCTTTCTCGGCTGGGATGCCGTAACAAGCCATTTTACAGAGTAATGGCCGCTGATAGCCGATCCCCTAGAGATGGAAAGCATTTGGAAGTCTTGGGCTATTACAACCCTCTTCCTG GTCAGGATGGCGGTAAAAGAATGGGTCTTAATTTTGATAGAGTGAA GTACTGGCTTTCTGTTGGCGCACAACCCTCGGAACCTGTTCAACACCTCCTCTTTCGATCTGGCTTGTTACCCCCACCTCCAATGCTTGCAATGGGACGAAAAGGTGGCCCACGAGATACTCGCCCTGTTGATCCAATGACAGGGCGCATTATAACTCCTGAAATAACAGAAGGTTCTGAAACCGACCTGGTTTCTGAAGATAATGAAGTTGACCATGAAGAAATTACCAGTTCTTCATGA